The following DNA comes from Streptomyces sp. NBC_00690.
GATCTTGACCAGTCGATGCGTTCCGTCACGCAGGCTGAGCCGTCCGGAGATGCCGAGGTCGCGGTCGAGCCAGCTGTTGAGCAGCGGGCCTCCGTAGACCTCGACGGCGATCTGTCGCCAGCCGTGCGAGCCGGCGTCGGGCAGTGGCTTGACCCGCAGGTTGGGCGAGTCGGTGTGGGCGCCCACGATGCGGAACGGAGTGTGTGTGGGGGCCTCCTCCGGCACGTACCAGGCGATGAGCGCGCCCCCGCGGATGACATATCGGCCACCGGTCGACGCATCCCATGCCTCGGTCTCCTTGACCTGGCGGAAGCCGGCCTTCTCCAGGCGCTCCGCCGCTACGGCCACCACGTGGTACGGGGAGGTCGCGGCAGCCAGGAAGGTCATCAGGTCGTCGGTGTGCCCACGATCGAACCGGAGGGATGCGTTGGTGCTCATGGAGCCACTGTAACGAGGCGGGGCGGGGCGTTCGTGGCTGAGTACCGCCGTTCTCGTACGGGCTCGTGGGCCGTGGTCGGAAGCTCGGACGAAGGTGCTTGCGGCGGCACTGGGGCGGGGGTGCCGTGGGCCGGTTCGTCGGGGGTTCCAGCGGGCAGGGGCGGGTCTGATGCCCCTGCCCGTCCCTCGACTGACCCCTCGACGCTCGGCTCGGACACCTGGACGACCTGCTGCCCCCGGCGGTCTCACCGGGGGCAGCAGGCCATGGGGGACGGGGATGGTCTAGAAGGCGGCCTCGTCGAGGTCCATCAGGGCGAGGTCCACCGATTCGGCGAGCCGCCGCTCGGCGGAGACGCCGGGCAGGACGTTGGCGGCGAAGAACTTGGCCGCCGCGATCTTGCCGTTGTAGAAGGGCACGTCCTTCGGGGTCGCGGTGGGGAGCTTCTCGGCGGCGACGGCGGCGCCGCGCAGCAGCAGATAGCCCACGACCACATCGCCGGAGGCGAGCAGCAGCCGGGTGGTGTTGAGCCCGACCTTGTAGATGTTCTTGACGTCATCGCCGGTGGCGATCAGGTCGTTCGTCATGACGCCGACCATCGCTTCCAGGTCCACCGTCGCCTGCGCGAGCGAGTCCCGGGCGGGTGCCAGGTCCTCGCCGCCGGTGCCGATGGCGAGGAACTTCTTGATCTCCTCGGAGAGGGCGTTCAGCGCCTGGCCCTGGTCACGGACGATCTTCCGGAAGAAGTAGTCCTGGCCCTGGATGGCGGTGGTGCCCTCGTAGAGGGTGTCGATCTTGGCGTCCCGGATGTACTGCTCGACGGGGTACTCCTGGAGGTACCCGGAGCCGCCGAAGATCTGGAGCGACTGGGCGAGCTGCTCGTAGGACTTCTCCGAGCCGTAGCCCTTGACGATCGGCAGCAGCAGGTCGTTCAGGGCGACGAGGGCCTTGGCGTCCTCTGTGCTCTCTGCGTGCTCGGTGTCCTGGCCGTCTTGAGCGGCCTTGTCGGTAGCTTGCTTGGCGGCGATCTCGTCCTGGATGGACGCGGTGTAGAGGACGAGGGCGCGCATTCCCTCCGCGTACGCCTTCTGTGTCATCAGCGAGCGGCGTACGTCGGGGTGGTGGGTGATGGTGACCTTGGGAGCGGTCTTGTCCATGAAGTTCACCAGGTCCTGGCCCTGGACGCGCTCCTTGGCGTACTCCAGCGCATTGAGGTAGCCGGTGGAGAGGGTGGCGATGGCCTTGGTGCCGACCATCATCCGGGCGAACTCGATGATCATGAACATCTGGCGGATGCCGTCGTGCTTGTCGCCGATCAGCCAGCCCTTGGCCGGGTGGCGGTCGCCGAAGGTGATCTCGCAGGTGTTGGACGCCTTGAGACCCATCTTGTGCTCGACGTTCGTGGCGTAGACGCCGTTGCGCTCACCGAGCTCGCCCGTCTCCCAGTCGAAGTGGAACTTCGGTACGAGGAAGAGGGAGAGGCCCTTGGTGCCGGGGCCGGCGCCCTCGGGGCGGGCGAGGACGTAGTGGAGGATGTTCTCCGACATGTCGTGCTCGCCCGAGGTGATGAACCGCTTCACGCCCTCGATGTGCCAGGAGCCGTCCTCCTGCTGGACCGCCTTGGAACGACCGGCGCCCACGTCGGAGCCCGCGTCGGGCTCGGTGAGGACCATCGTCGAGCCCCACTGCTTCTCGACGGCGATCTCGGCGACCTTCTTCTGCTCCTCGGTGCCCTCTTCGTAGAGGAGTCCGGCGAAGGACGGGCCCGACGAGTACATCCAGATCGCGGGGTTGGACCCCAGCAGCATTTCGGCGTAGGCCCAGATCAGGGAGCGGGGCGCGGTGGTGCCGCCGATCTCCTCGGGCAGGCCGAGCCGCCAGTACTCGGAGTCCATGAAGGTCTGGTAGCTCTTCTTGAAGGACGCGGGTACCGGGGCGGTGCCGGTCGTGGGATCGAAGACCGGGGGGTTGCGGTCGGAGTCGGCGAAGGACTCCGCCAGCTCGTTCTCCGCGAGGCGGGTGATCTCGGCGAGGATGCTCTTGGCGGTTTCGACGTCCATCTCCGCAAACGGGCCGGTGCCGTACAGCTGGTCGCGACCGAGGACCTCGAAGAGGTTGAACTCGATGTCGCGGAGATTCGACTTGTAGTGCCCCATGGCGACGGCTCCGTAAGGATCGGGAGTCAGTTTGCTCTTACCTACCAGCAAGTAGCTACGATGATGCTACCCGTCGGTAATAAGATGCAACCCCTCTTGGGCTAACTGTGACTGGTTACTCTTGCGGGCATGTACGGCTATGACCAGAGTCAGGGCGCTCACCAGCAGTACGCACCCCAGCAGCCATACGGGGGCCAGACGCAGGGGCAGCCGCTGTACCCGGAGCCGTCGCCGCCGTCGCTCGCCGATGCCGTACGGGCCTTCACCACCGGTTCCCTGTCCGCCGAGGACTTCCAGCAGATCTTCGCGACCTCGAAGGTCTACTGCCCGCGCGGCGACAATCCCGGCTTCCTGGCGCTCCACAACACCCAGCAGCCGGTCATCCCCATGTTCACCTCGCTCAAGGAGTTGCGGCGGTACGCGGGCAAGGAGTCCAAGTACTTCGTGATCACCGGCGCCGAGATGATCGACCTCCTTCCCACGGGTTACGGCTTCGTCCTCGACATGGAGGGGGAGCACCGCATGGTCTTCGACGCCAAGGCCGTCGAGCAGATGGTCGACTTCGCCATGCGCCGTATGTACGGGTAGCGGGTCATGCGTGATGCGTGGCGCGTGCGGCGCCGTGCATCGTGCGTCACACAAGGCATGTAGGTCAGGTGCGGCTGCCGAAATCGGCTCCTGCGAGTGCCCGGGAGGAATTCCTCCCGGGCCTTTCTCGTTTCCCGAGTAGCAGGAAGTTCAGGATTCAACTAAACTGGTCGCACAAGGAGGTACTGCCATGCCCGCAGTGACTGTCGAGAACCCGCTCACTCTGCCGCGCGTCGCCGCGCCCGCTGAGGCCGCGAACCGCCCGGTGCTCGCCGTGACGACCGCCCCCACCGGATTCGAGGGGGAAGGATTCCCGGTTCGCCGAGCGTTCGCCGGGATCAACTACAAGTACCTCGACCCGTTCATCATGATGGATCAGATGGGCGAGATCGAGTATGCGCCGGGAGAGCCGAAGGGCACCCCGTGGCACCCGCACCGCGGCTTCGAGACCGTCACGTACCTCATTGACGGAACCTTCATCCACCAGGACAGCAACGGTGGCGGTGGAACCATTCAAAACGGTGACACCCAGTGGATGACGGCCGGCTCCGGTCTGCTCCACATCGAGGCTCCCCCGGAGCAGCTGGTGATGTCGGGCGGACTCTTCCATGGACTCCAGCTGTGGGTGAACCTTCCGGCGGCGGACAAGATGATGGCACCGCGCTACCAGGACATCCGTGGCGGCCAGGTCCAGCTGCTGACCTCGCCCGACGGCGGCGCACTGATGCGTGTCATCGCGGGAGAGCTCGACGGGCACGAGGGGCCGGGCATCACGCACACCCCGATCACGATGATCCATGCGACGCTGCGGCCGGGTGCACAGATCAGACTGCCCTGGCGCAGTGACTTCAACGGTCTCGCCTATGTCCTCGCAGGTCGTGGCACGGTCGGTGAGGACCGCCGCCCCGTCCAGAAGGGGCAGACGGCCGTCTTCGGCGACGGCGGCGCACTGACGGTTCGGGCGGACGAGTCCCAGGACTCCAACACCCCCGATCTGGAGGTCGTGCTCCTCGGCGGCAAGCCGATCCGTGAGCCGATGGCGCACTACGGGCCGTTCGTGATGAACACCCAGGACGAGCTGCGCCAGGCGTTCGAGGACTTCCAGGCCGGCCGGCTGGGCACGATTCCGGCCGTGCACGGTATGTGACCTCGGCGTACGGGCTGGCAGTACCCCACGACAGAGCCCCGCACTCAGCTCGGTGAGTGCGGGGCTCTGTCGTGTCCTGCGCTGCTTTCCCCAGGGACGGGTGGGATAGGCGTCGCTACTTGCCTCGGGGGCGGGTGAGGTAGGCGTCGATCACACGCATCGCCTCTTCCGTCCCACCCCTGCGGTAGAGCCAGTGGCCTACGACGTCCATGGTGAACAGGGTCGCTTCCGGGAAGGCGCGTGCCATGCGCCGTGCACCTGGCAAGGGCGTCGCGAGGTCATGGGTGGCATTGGCGACGAGGACGGGCGGGAGGTCGCCTTTCGCCCGAGCGGGTCGGGGCTTGGGCGGCATGCTCCAGCCCTGGCAGCCGAGGATGGTGTCCAGTGCCTGGGAGTTGTAGCGGACGTGCGGGGCGGCCTTCGCGACCCGCTCCCGGATGGCGCGGTACTGGGCGTAGTCGCGGATGCGAAAGTCGTAGTCCCGGCAGAGCACGAGCCGGGACTCCAAGCTGGAGCCGACGGGGATCCAGCGGACCTCGCCCTTTCCGGTGTGGAGGGCGGCCAGCTGTTCCGCTGCCATGTCGGGGGCCGACTTGCCGAGGGCGAAGGTCAGGAAGTCGGACAGCCTGTCGGCGCTGACCTTGGTCCGGGTCGGTCCGTTCGGGCCCGGGTCACGGAGCGTTCCCGCGTCGGCGCGGGCGAACAGGGTCTTGGTGACGGCGGTCAGGTCCTTGCCCTTCAGCGCACAGGTCGGGTCCTTCTCGCACCAGGTCGCGAGCCGTTTCAGCGCACTGTTGATGGTGGTGCTGCCGTCGGTGAGAAAGCGTTCCGCGTTCGGGCGGTCGGGGTCCATCGCACTGTCGAGGGCCAGCGCGCGCAGCCTGTTCGGGAACAGGCGCGCATAGCGTTCGCCGAGGAAGGTGCCGTAGGAGTGGCCGATGAAGCTGATCTTGCGTTCGCCGAGGGCGGCCCGGATCGCGTCCATGTCACGGGCCACGCTCTCCCCGTCCATGTGCGCGGCGAGCTGCCCCGTCAGCTTCAGACAACTGTCCGCGAGCCGACCGTTGAGGGTGCGCAGCCGCTCGAACTCGGCCGCGTTGCGGGGGCGGTTGGGGATCTTGTCGAGGATCGCTTCATCGCAGCGGGCGCCCTGGCTGCGGCCGATGCCGCGCGGGTCGAAGCCGATCATGTCGAAGCGTTGGAGCATCGCCGGGGTGTAGCCCGAGAGGGGGTCGTCCGCGTACAGGGCGTCGTCGGCTCCGGGCGCTCCGGGGCCGCCCGGGTTCGACATCAGCACGCCGATGCGCCGCGCCGGATCGGTGGCCCGGTGGCGGGCCACGAAGATACCGATCTTCGCGCCCTTGGGCTTCGACCAGTCCAGCGGCACCTTGATCGTTGCGCACTGCGCCTTCGGGCTGGGGTCGGGATAGGGCGGATCGCCCTTGGGGCAGGCACCCCAACGGATCGACGGGGGAGGGGCGGCGGCAACACCGGCAGGCTGCTGGGCGGCTGCCGGACCGGGGACGGCCAGGGCGACGGTGGACGCGGAGAGGGCGAGGAGTACGGCCAGAGCTCGCCGACCCCGGTCCGGGGGCTTGTTCACACGGGTGCTCGTGTTCATGCGCGCCACTGTTGCGATCTTGTGTGACGGCGGCTGAATGAGCACATGGTGGGGACGTAACAAGCGGCTCCCCCCGGCACTCCACAGCGGCCATCTCTCCACGCTCCGACCGGACTTCTCCTGCCTGTACGGGCCCTTTCCCTACCTGTAGGGGACTTCCACTAGCCGTACGGGGGTTCCCGCTGCCCTGCTTCCTGCGGCTGGCGAAAACGCGTCCGAGGCCCCAGTACAGGCAACTTGACCTGCATCTTTGCCTCCGTCTGTGGGCCGCCCCGCTCCGAATCGCCGCACAGTGCCTTTGACTCCCGGGCCGACGCACCCCCATACTCACCATCATTCCACTAACTAACTAGTGAAAGGGGGGATCTGGATGAGCGGCGATTCCCATCCGTACGCCGTCGAGGCTCTGGATCTGGGCAAGAAGTACCGGCGGGGCTGGGCCCTGCGCGAATGTTCCTTCCGACTGCCCGCAGGCTGCGTCAGCGCACTCGTCGGGCCGAACGGCGCCGGAAAGTCCACCTTCCTCGGCATCGCCGCCCGTCTGCTCCGCCCCACCACCGGCAGCCTCCGCCTCTTCGGCATGGAGGTCAGCGACCCGGCCGCACTCCAGCGCGCGGCGTTCGTGGACCAGGAACGCCCGCTCTACAAGGGGTTCACGGTCGCCGAAACCCTGCGACTGGGCCGCGAACTCAACCCGCACTGGGACCAGGCCGCCGCCGAACGGATCGTGGAAGCGGGAAAGGTGCCGTTCGGCGCCCGGATCGGCACCCTTTCCTCCGGCCAGCGCACCCGCGTGGCACTGTCCCTGGCCTTCGGTAAGCGCGCCGAACTCCTCCTCCTCGACGAGCCGATGGCCGACCTCGACCCGCTGGCCCGGCACGAACTCTCCGCGCTGCTCCTCTCGGAGGCAGCCGAACACGGCCTGACCGTACTGATGTCGTCCCACCTCCTGTCTGAACTGGAAGAGATGTGCGACCACCTGGTCGTCCTCTCCGGCGGCCGACTCCGCATGGCCGGATACGTGGACGAACTGGTCCCCGCCCACCGACTTGTCACCGGACTCGCCGACCCGGGCCCCGGCACCGGCGCCAACGACAACGGAGTCCTTCCCGCCGTCTTCACCGAGCGCCACGCCGTCGTCGAATCCCGTGTCACCGGACGGCAGTTCACCGCACTGATCCGCCCCGGCGCGGAGCTGGGCGACTCGTACGAGAGCGTGGAGCCGAACCTCGAAGAGGTGCTGCTCGCCTATCTGCGCTCCGCCGATGTACCCGCCCTGATCACTCCCGGAGCCGACATCACCGCCACCGCGCCGGCCTCGCAGAAGGAGGGAATGGCCGCATGAACGTTTTGACGAAGACCGAGGCGCCGAGCGATTCGACCGCCACCCCCGGTCGCACCTTCCTGCGCGGGATGAGCTGGGTGGCCTGGCGCCGCAACCGCACTAGCCTGCTGCTGCTGATCGGCGGCACCACACTGTTCATCGCGTACTGCGTCTACCAGCGCAGTCTGCTCATCGACTTCCTGGACACACCGAAGGCCGCCGAACTCAGCCAGCTCCTGCCCCAGGACGAGGACAAGTTGGCGAACGCCTTCTTCGTACTCTCCTCGCTGCCGCTCATCCTCGGTGTGTTCCTCGGCGCCCCACTGCTCGGGGCCGAGCAAGAGAACAGCACGCTGCGGCTCACCACCACCCAGTCCCTTGCCCGGCTGCGCGTTATCGGGACGACACTGGCCGTGCCGCTGCTGGTCATCGCGGCCCTCACCACCCTGATCACGGTGGTCTTCACCTGGACCTGGCGACCGGTGGATACCTACTTCTCGGGAGGGGACTGGTGGAACAACAGTGTCATCTACACCACCGGCCCGGTGCTGGTGGCGCTCTCCCTCTTCACCACCTCGTTCGGCATCCTCGCCGGAGCGGTCCTCAAGCGCTCCGTGGCCGCCATGGGAGTCACCTTCATCACCCTCACCGTTGGGGCGATGATGGTGAAGGACCGCATGGCATCCTTCTTCGTCACCCCCCACCGGATCTCGTACCCGATGGGCGGCGAGAGTGGCGCCGGTCTGAAGCCCGGTGAAGTCCAGGTCGACAACTGGGTCGGCACCGCGGACGGAAAGCTTTACGGCTGGGGCACCTGCGTCCGTATGACCGAGGCGGAGAGCACGGCCTGTGTCAAGAAGCACGGCATCGTGAACGACGTGGTCGAGTACGTGAAGCTCGACCAGCTTCCGGCCATCCAGTGGTCCATGACAGGGATACTTCTGGCACTGACCGTCGCCATGCTCGCCGCCACGGTGTGGTGGATGCGACGCAAGTCGCTGTGAGTCGGCCCGAAGGAAGAACGAAGGAGTGACCGTGGTCGAGTTCCGGATCGACCGGCGCAGCGGGATGGCCACGTACCTCCAGATCGTGCAGCAGGTCAAGCAGGCTCTGCGACTGGGCGTCCTGGTGGAGGGTGACCGCCTCCCCACCGCCGCCCAGGTCGCCGCGACCACCCGGGTCAACCCCAACACCACCCTCAAGGCGTACCGGGAACTGGAGCGCGAGGGCCTGGTGGAGCCCCGCCCGGGCGTCGGCACCTTCGTCAGCCAGTCCCTCGCCCGCCCGCCCTCCAAGGACAGCGAGCGACTGACGGCCGAACTGATCACCTGGATGGACAGCGCCCGCGCGACGGGAATGGAACGGGAGGACGTACGGGCGCTGCTGAACGCAACACTGGACGAACAGTTCCCGGCGCCGGAGGGGCGCGGGTAGCGGGAAGTGCCCGAACGGGGCGGGTGCGGCCGGGGGGGCCGCACCCGCCCCGTAGGCGTCACTTGTGTCTATGCGTTCACAGCTCGCTGGTGCGGGCGAGAGCGATGAGCCCTGACCATGCGGAGGTGCTGACCACGAGGGTCGGGCCGGTCGGGTTCTTGCTGTCACGGACGGGGACGACACTGTTGGCAGATGCGTAGGAGGGTGCCCACTCGACGCAGGTGCCTCCGTTGTCGCTGTAACTGGACTTGATCCAACGGAGCGAAGGAGTTTCGATCATCACAGGGCGCCCTTTCGTACCTGATTGATCATGTCCACGGATGATGTTTGTGAAGCTGATTCGGCCTGTAGTTGATGGTATGCCGTCAGTAGAGGCACCACAGAGGTGGTTTCGCGGTCCAGGTGCCCCTGAGTCTGAGACTCGACGTAGGCAACCATGGAGCGGTCGGCAAGCGTTAGCAGGTTGACCGGTCGATTGAACGTGCGGCGTTCTCCTATGTCGAACGGCGCAACGTGCAGCCAGGTGTTGGGAAGTGCCGCGAAATCCACCAGGTGTTGGAGTTGGGCGGCCATGATTTCGGCGCCTCCGATTGGGCGGCGGATGCAGCTCTCGTCCATGACCACGAGCAGCATGGGCGGACGCGGGCGTTCTAGTACTCCAGCCTGCCGTTCTGCCAAGAACTCGATCCGCTCGCCTGCTTGTTCGGGTGTGATGGCTCCCCGTCGTATAGCGCTGTCTGTCAGCACTCTCGCGTAGTCGGGGGTCTGAAGGAGCCCCGGAATGATCCCGACCTCGAACAGTCTGATCTCTACTGCCCGGGCCTCGTACCCGATGTACTCCGGGAAGCCCTCCAGTAGCGCGCCATGGCGAATCTCGCGCCACTTGCGCTCGAACAGATCTCCCGTGCTTAAGGCCAGGTCAGCGCTTCGCGAAAGACGCAAGGTCGGGGATTTGCGTCCAGTTTCAACCGATGAAATATGCGTGCTGGAGTATCCCATTCGATCGGCTAGCTCTTCCTGTGTCCACCCATGTCTCTCTCGCGAGCTGCGAATCTCTGCACCGAATGCTGCTTGCGGCGACGCCCCTGGGGTCAACTCCTTGCGGTTCAAATGTCGATCACGAACCTTTCCCTCTCTCCCGACAAGTTGAATGGTTCTCGACTCTAGACCACGCTGACTTCACTTGGTAGTTGAGCAACTACGGAGAGGTGTGGTCCATGTGTTCACCCACCCGCCCGGATCGTGAGGGCGGCATGAGTCAGGAGTTCGCGGTCGGGGCCATGGTTCGGGATGCCGAGGCGAAGAGGGTGGGGGTGGTCATGGACTTCTCCCTGAGGAGCTATTTCCTTCGTCCTCTCGGGGGAGGGCGCGAGTGGAGTGTGAGCGGCGAGAGCCTGAGTGTCTGGAGTTGTGGTGATCGTCCGGGTGTGGCGGAGGTCATCGTCAGCGACAACGGCGTTCAGGAGGCGTCGACATGGAGCTGACCCGTCGCTTCAGGGAAGTCATCTGGACGCTCAAGCTCCATGAAGCCAACGGGACTTCCGTGCACGTCGCGTGTGCCTCGGGCGAGTCCGGGTGCAGGGCGGTCCCAGAAGGTGCCGAGGACTTCTGCGTCGACGATGCCGAAGCGTGGACGGAAGTCCACTTCAGACGCACCGGGCACCGTCGCTACTTGTTCTTCGAGTGCTATACGAAACAGTGGGACTCGCCCAGCGACGTCGACCCCCGGGCCATCCAGGGGGTGACCACATGAGCCCTGAGGGTGGTTTCCCCGATCCGTCCGCCTTCTGTTGTCACTGTGGCCGGCTCACCTGGGCGCCGATCATTGTTCGGTCGGTCGGGAGCGCCGGTGTGCCCGGACGGACGACGTTGTACGCGTGCCCCGACTGCTTCCCCGAGTTCGATGCGGGACCGACTCCCGGCGAGATGATCTGTACGGGTTAGGGGCCACCTGCCCGAGGGTGCGAACCGTTGATGGAGTGTCACCCGCCCGGCCCCCGAGCGCGCGACGGCCGCGTCTGGTCGTGGTCCGCTGGACGTGTGCAGTTCCCAGAGCGGTCGAGACTTCTGCCCGAGCCCGTGCGCCGGCTTGCCGCCTGGTGTGTCGTGTTGTTGCTGGTCGCCGGGGTGGCGGCGGTGGCGATTTGGTTGATCGGGTATCTGCGGACCGCCGTCACCCCCGTACTGCTCGCGCTGCTGGGCACCGCGCTGCTCGGGCCCCTGTACCGGTGGCTCGTACGGATGGGTATGCACCGCTCACTGGCAGCCGGGCTCACCTGTGCGGCCGTCGTCGCGGTGGTCGGTGGGGCCACCTACATCGTCGTCAGCGCGCTCATCGACAGCGGCGACCAGATCGTCTCCTCGCTGCGGGAGGCCGCGAAGGGCCTCGCTGAGCACTTCGGGGCTGCGGGCACTTCCCTCGACGACCTCGCGACCAATGCGAAGGACCTGCTCACCAAGTTCGGCGGGACCGCTGCCTCCGGTGTGATCAGCGGGCTGAGCGTGGTGGGCGAATCGATCGCCATCGCCGTGCTGGCCCTGCTGCTGATCTTCTTCTTCCTCCGTGACTCCGACAAGGCGGCGGGACTGGCGCGGGTCATCGCACCCGGGCCGAACAGGGAAGTCGTCGAGGCGATGGGACGACGCGCCTTCGAGGCCGTCGAGGGTTTTATGCGGGGGACCACGTTCATCGCCCTGATCGACGCCTTCTGCATCACCATCGGACTGTTGATCCTGCGGGTTCCCGGTGCCCTCGGGCTCGGGGCGCTCGTCTTTGTGGGGGCGTACATCCCCTATCTCGGTGCGTTCCTCTCCGGCGCGGTCGCGGTCCTGGTGGCGCTCGCCGACCGGGGATGGGTCATCGCGCTCTGGGCGTTGGGTGTCGTCCTCGCCGTCCAGGTGCTGGAGGGGCACGTGCTCCAGCCGATGATCCAGAGCCGTACCGTCCAGATGCACCCGGCCGTCGTGATGCTGGCGATCACCGCGGGCGCCGGTGTGGCGGGGATCCTGGGGATGCTGCTCGCCGTACCCGTGACCGCCGCGGCCTTCGGCATCATCGGTGAACTGCGGAAGGTCTACGGCAGCGGAACGACCGAGGGGGCACAAGGGGCCGGGACGGAATCGGCCGGCTGATCGCCGCCGCCTACTCCTTCGTCTTCGGCTCGTGGAGTTCGAACCAGATCGACTTGCCCTCGCCCCGCGGGTCCACTCCCCAGGCGTCCGCCAGCATCTCCATCAGCACCAGGCCGCGGCCGGAGGACGCCATCTCGCCGGGGCGCCGCTTGTGCGGCAGTTCATCGCTGGCGTCGGTGACCTCGACGCGCAGCCGCCGGCCGTCCCCGTTGCCGTGGGCGACCTCCGCCGAGAGCAGGGCGTTGCCGTCGGTGTGCACCAGGACGTTGGTCAGCATCTCGGAGACCATCAGGACCGCGGAGTCGAGCTGGTCCGGGTCGGACCAGTCGTGTAGCAGTTCCTTGACCTGGTGGCGGGCGACGGCGATGCGTTCCGGCTGGGCCTGGGCCACCGTCATGACCATCCGCCGTGGGGCCTCCGTCACCGGCTGCCCCTCGCGGGACAGCAGCACCAGTGCCACATCGTCCTCGCGCCGGTCGGCGAGCGGGCCGGTCGTGTAGTGGGAGACGGGTCCGTGGACCGCCTGCACCAGGGCGTCCGCCAACTCCTCCAGCGATTCGCCCGGGTCGTTCTCCAGCACCGTCCGCAGCCTGGCCCAGCCGGTGTCCAGGTCATGGCCGCCGGTCTCCAGCAGACCGTCGGTGCACATCATCAGCGTTTCGCCGGGCTCCAGCGTGAGCCGCGTCGTCGGATAGTCCGTGTCCCGGTCGATGCCCAGGGGCAGGCCGCCCTCGGTGGGCCTGAGCAGAACCGTTCCGTCAGTCATTCGGACCGCCGGCTCGGGATGACCCGCACGAGCCATCTCGATCCGCCCGTTCGCCGGGTCGACCTCCAGATAGAGGCAGGTGGCGAACCGCGGACCGGAGTAGTCGCCCTGCCCGTAGGAGTCGGTGATGCCGTGCAGGAAGCGCGATGCCCGGGAGAGCACCGCGTCCGGACGGTGTCCCTCCGACGCGTACGCGCGCAGGGCGATCCGCAACTGGCCCATCAGTCCCGCGGCCCGTACGTCATGACCCTGTACGTCCCCGATGACCAGGGCGATGCGTCCGGAGGGCAGCGGGATCATGTCGTACCAGTCGCCGCCGACCTGGAGGCCCCCACCCGTCGGCACATAGCGCGCGGCCACCGACATGCCCGGGATGGCCGGTCCCAGTACCGGCATCATCGACCGCTGGAGCCCCAGGGACAGTTCACGCTCGGTCTCCGCGACCCCGGCCCTGGCCAGTGCCTGCGCCAGCATCCGGGCGACTGTCGTCAGTACGGAGCGCTCGTCGGGGGTGAAGGTCACCGGGTGCCGGAACGCCGCCATCCAGGCACCCATGGTGCGGCCCGCGACGATCAGTGGCAGATACGCCCACGACTGCCGCCCCAGCCGCTGCGCCAGCGGCCAGCTGGTCGGATAGCGGTGGTCGTACTCGTCGGGGCTCGGCAGGTACACGGCCCGTCCGGTGCGGATGACCTCGGCCGCAGGATGGTCGGTGTCCATCCGCATATGGCTGAAGGGGTCATCCTCGGCCCCCTGGTGGCCGTGCTGTCCGATGATGGTGATCCGGTCGCCCGCGGCGCCGAAGACCGCCAGCCCGTCCGGGGAGAATCCCGGCATCGACAGGGATGCGGCCACCCGCAGCACCTCGGCGGTCGACCGCGCCTCGGCCAGTGCCCGCCCCGCGTCCAGCAGGAACGCCTCCCGGGAGCGCCGCCAGTCACCGGTGATCGGGGTCTGCGCGGCCGTGCCCTCGGTCGGCTCGGCGACCT
Coding sequences within:
- a CDS encoding acyl-CoA dehydrogenase, giving the protein MGHYKSNLRDIEFNLFEVLGRDQLYGTGPFAEMDVETAKSILAEITRLAENELAESFADSDRNPPVFDPTTGTAPVPASFKKSYQTFMDSEYWRLGLPEEIGGTTAPRSLIWAYAEMLLGSNPAIWMYSSGPSFAGLLYEEGTEEQKKVAEIAVEKQWGSTMVLTEPDAGSDVGAGRSKAVQQEDGSWHIEGVKRFITSGEHDMSENILHYVLARPEGAGPGTKGLSLFLVPKFHFDWETGELGERNGVYATNVEHKMGLKASNTCEITFGDRHPAKGWLIGDKHDGIRQMFMIIEFARMMVGTKAIATLSTGYLNALEYAKERVQGQDLVNFMDKTAPKVTITHHPDVRRSLMTQKAYAEGMRALVLYTASIQDEIAAKQATDKAAQDGQDTEHAESTEDAKALVALNDLLLPIVKGYGSEKSYEQLAQSLQIFGGSGYLQEYPVEQYIRDAKIDTLYEGTTAIQGQDYFFRKIVRDQGQALNALSEEIKKFLAIGTGGEDLAPARDSLAQATVDLEAMVGVMTNDLIATGDDVKNIYKVGLNTTRLLLASGDVVVGYLLLRGAAVAAEKLPTATPKDVPFYNGKIAAAKFFAANVLPGVSAERRLAESVDLALMDLDEAAF
- a CDS encoding SseB family protein; translated protein: MYGYDQSQGAHQQYAPQQPYGGQTQGQPLYPEPSPPSLADAVRAFTTGSLSAEDFQQIFATSKVYCPRGDNPGFLALHNTQQPVIPMFTSLKELRRYAGKESKYFVITGAEMIDLLPTGYGFVLDMEGEHRMVFDAKAVEQMVDFAMRRMYG
- a CDS encoding pirin family protein, with translation MPAVTVENPLTLPRVAAPAEAANRPVLAVTTAPTGFEGEGFPVRRAFAGINYKYLDPFIMMDQMGEIEYAPGEPKGTPWHPHRGFETVTYLIDGTFIHQDSNGGGGTIQNGDTQWMTAGSGLLHIEAPPEQLVMSGGLFHGLQLWVNLPAADKMMAPRYQDIRGGQVQLLTSPDGGALMRVIAGELDGHEGPGITHTPITMIHATLRPGAQIRLPWRSDFNGLAYVLAGRGTVGEDRRPVQKGQTAVFGDGGALTVRADESQDSNTPDLEVVLLGGKPIREPMAHYGPFVMNTQDELRQAFEDFQAGRLGTIPAVHGM
- a CDS encoding alpha/beta hydrolase, with translation MNTSTRVNKPPDRGRRALAVLLALSASTVALAVPGPAAAQQPAGVAAAPPPSIRWGACPKGDPPYPDPSPKAQCATIKVPLDWSKPKGAKIGIFVARHRATDPARRIGVLMSNPGGPGAPGADDALYADDPLSGYTPAMLQRFDMIGFDPRGIGRSQGARCDEAILDKIPNRPRNAAEFERLRTLNGRLADSCLKLTGQLAAHMDGESVARDMDAIRAALGERKISFIGHSYGTFLGERYARLFPNRLRALALDSAMDPDRPNAERFLTDGSTTINSALKRLATWCEKDPTCALKGKDLTAVTKTLFARADAGTLRDPGPNGPTRTKVSADRLSDFLTFALGKSAPDMAAEQLAALHTGKGEVRWIPVGSSLESRLVLCRDYDFRIRDYAQYRAIRERVAKAAPHVRYNSQALDTILGCQGWSMPPKPRPARAKGDLPPVLVANATHDLATPLPGARRMARAFPEATLFTMDVVGHWLYRRGGTEEAMRVIDAYLTRPRGK
- a CDS encoding ABC transporter ATP-binding protein, whose protein sequence is MSGDSHPYAVEALDLGKKYRRGWALRECSFRLPAGCVSALVGPNGAGKSTFLGIAARLLRPTTGSLRLFGMEVSDPAALQRAAFVDQERPLYKGFTVAETLRLGRELNPHWDQAAAERIVEAGKVPFGARIGTLSSGQRTRVALSLAFGKRAELLLLDEPMADLDPLARHELSALLLSEAAEHGLTVLMSSHLLSELEEMCDHLVVLSGGRLRMAGYVDELVPAHRLVTGLADPGPGTGANDNGVLPAVFTERHAVVESRVTGRQFTALIRPGAELGDSYESVEPNLEEVLLAYLRSADVPALITPGADITATAPASQKEGMAA
- a CDS encoding ABC transporter permease, with the protein product MNVLTKTEAPSDSTATPGRTFLRGMSWVAWRRNRTSLLLLIGGTTLFIAYCVYQRSLLIDFLDTPKAAELSQLLPQDEDKLANAFFVLSSLPLILGVFLGAPLLGAEQENSTLRLTTTQSLARLRVIGTTLAVPLLVIAALTTLITVVFTWTWRPVDTYFSGGDWWNNSVIYTTGPVLVALSLFTTSFGILAGAVLKRSVAAMGVTFITLTVGAMMVKDRMASFFVTPHRISYPMGGESGAGLKPGEVQVDNWVGTADGKLYGWGTCVRMTEAESTACVKKHGIVNDVVEYVKLDQLPAIQWSMTGILLALTVAMLAATVWWMRRKSL